A stretch of the Lolium perenne isolate Kyuss_39 chromosome 3, Kyuss_2.0, whole genome shotgun sequence genome encodes the following:
- the LOC127338835 gene encoding uncharacterized protein has protein sequence MELGNRKQSNEASSTTFEKQLDEDPWNLSMFDDIQLDQIYDAAPVDKRNQKDVQDKSMENEDNTGLGQFNDEQSTGNDNTRRDGVNTDQQREITEEDINIFLNNEKLEAEGVKQDENAKNETVDILKPEIGMEFGTREEAHKFFNLYAYTDGFSVSIVSSY, from the exons ATGGAGTTGGGAAATAGGAAGCAAAGTAATGAAGCATCATCTACAACATTTGAAAAACAACTTGACGAAGATCCATGGAATCTAAGCATGTTCGATGACATACAGCTAGACCAG ATTTATGATGCTGCGCCAGTGGACAAAAGGAATCAAAAGGATGTGCAAGACAAGTCAATGGAGAATGAAGATAACACAGGATTAGGGCAGTTCAATGATGAACAATCCACCGGAAATGACAATACCAGGAGAGATGGTGTCAACACAGATCAACAAAGAGAAATAACTGAAGAAGATATCAATATATTCCTGAACAATGAGAAATTAGAAGCTGAGGGAGTGAAGCAGGATGAAAATGCAAAAAATGAAACTGTGGACATCTTGAAACCAGAGATAGGAATGGAGTTTGGTACAAGAGAAGAAGCGCATAAATTCTTCAACCTGTACGCTTACACTGATGGGTTCTCAGTCAGCATTGTTTCATCTTACTGA
- the LOC127340282 gene encoding protein FAR1-RELATED SEQUENCE 3-like, translating into MVAVLAFIRGGMTQLPYNKRKVSNYSSSINREVTNNDMTEVLEWFAMKKKENPGFYHSLDLDENNKVRSVFWADARAILYYDICGDCVSFDTTFLTNKYNMPFAPFVGISPHGKTYLFACAFIVNESTESFEWCFREFKKAMGGKSPISIITDQDKAMGVAIPEIFKDAVHKCCLFHVKKKIDDKGGPVFQANEGLYEEMQDIIDKSLIVHEFESLWQAMINEHNVGHIKIFQDLWKSIKKWVPVYFKNNFFPFIQTTARSEGTNALFKKGVGPQFSMTSFLREYQRIMDNIHATEDELDHNVVNKRVPEKKYLTRYYIERQAHELYNISIFWKFQNILNDVTRLQIREEEKGKMYWVFQATNYPIKEHRKRDYLVQVNEETQDYSCICCRFNKDGLLCSHILKVMLQLQVEKIPEKYIIDRWRKREKKQFNHFIPPPNEDSTVLRFNILSRMLGHTASNGSKNNRRYKFLIQEIPRLDAEMEKMDKETEEKSAMGQNSSTRTVVNLDPTTESGSNIQLLDPDVVDTKGTNNEGNASSKRARKTTKQSVAEQNMVNQSVSSSATPHTDGQ; encoded by the exons ATGGTTGCAGTGCTGGCATTTATACGAGGAGGAATGACACAACTTCCATACAATAAGAGAAAGGTCAGCAACTACAGCTCAAGTATAAACAGGGAGGTGACAAACAATGATATGACGGAGGTCCTCGAATGGTTTgcaatgaaaaagaaagaaaacccAGGGTTCTACCATTCGCTAGACTTGGATGAAAACAACAAAGTAAGAAGTGTGTTCTGGGCAGATGCAAGAGCTATACTTTACTATGATATATGTGGTGACTGTGTCAGCTTCGACACAACATTCCTAACAAATAAGTACAATATGCCGTTTGCACCGTTTGTTGGTATCTCACCacatggaaaaacatacctatttGCCTGTGCATTCATAGTGAATGAATCAACAGAAAGCTTCGAGTGGTGCTTTAGAGAGTTCAAGAAAGCTATGGGAGGCAAGAGCCCTATATCAATTATAACTGACCAAGATAAAGCAATGGGAGTTGCAATTCCAGAAATTTTCAAAGATGCCGTACACAAATGTTGTTTGTTTCATGTGAAGAAAAAAATTGATGACAAAGGAGGTCCAGTATTCCAAGCAAACGAAGGTCTATATGAGGAAATGCAAGACATTATTGACAAGTCACTGATAGTACATGAATTTGAATCACTATGGCAAGCAATGATAAATGAGCACAATGTAGGGCATATTAAGATATTCCAAGATCTTTGGAAGAGTATAAAGAAGTGGGTTCCAGTTTACTTCAAAAACAACTTCTTCCCCTTCATACAAACTACAGCTAGAAGCGAAGGCACTAATGCATTGTTCAAAAAAGGTGTAGGCCCACAATTCAGCATGACAAGTTTCCTAAGGGAGTACCAACGCATAATGGATAACATTCATGCAACTGAAGATGAACTAGATCATAATGTAGTAAACAAGAGGGTTCCGGAGAAAAAGTATCTCACTAGATACTACATTGAAAGGCAAGCACATGAACTGTACAACATATCTATCTTCTGGAAATTCCAAAATATCTTAAATGATGTTACAAGACTACAAATCAGAGAGGAAGAAAAAGGGAAGATGTACTGGGTATTTCAAGCAACAAATTACCCAATAAAAGAGCACAGGAAAAGGGATTACCTTGTTCAAGTAAATGAAGAGACACAAGATTATTCGTGCATCTGCTGCCGGTTTAATAAGGATGGCCTGCTCTGTTCTCACATACTGAAGGTAATGCTGCAATTGCAAGTGGAAAAGATACCAGAAAAATATATAATTGACAGGTGGCGTAAGAGAGAAAAGAAGCAATTCAATCATTTTATCCCTCCTCCAAATGAGGACAGCACAGTACTGAGATTCAATATACTATCAAGAATGCTGGGTCACACTGCTTCAAACGGATCAAAGAACAACAGAAGATacaaattcttgatacaagaaataCCAAGACTTGACGCAGAAATGGAAAAAATGGACAAAGAAACTGAAGAAAAATCAGCAATGGGGCAGAACAGCTCAACACGAACTGTTGTGAACTTGGATCCTACAACTGAAAGTGGTTCAAACATACAACTACTTGACCCAGATGTTGTAGATACAAAAG GTACAAACAATGAGGGAAATGCATcgtcaaaaagggcaaggaaaactaCAAAACAAAGTGTTGCTGAGCAAAACATGGTGAACCAAAGTGTTTCTTCTTCAGCAACACCACACACAGATGGGCAGTAG